The following are encoded together in the Lactuca sativa cultivar Salinas chromosome 1, Lsat_Salinas_v11, whole genome shotgun sequence genome:
- the LOC111880131 gene encoding probable serine/threonine-protein kinase PBL25, producing the protein MSSIKEFAHLKISLEAIKLATNNFGDSCYISEGGFGKVYKGELFHFGDQVMVAAKRLDSRFGQGTPEFWKEIMMLSRYRHENLVNLLGFCDEGGENILVYEYLPNQSLDKYLSSSNLSWIQRLNICIGAACGLEYLQNPDETTQRVLHRDIKSSNILLDKSWNAKISDFGLSKLGPANQEFTFVITHAVGTPGYCDPLYGDTGFLTKESDVYSFGVVLFEVLCGRLCVANCDDNHRFLSKLAQSCYEEKKLQTVVLDCLQEQIYPDCLEMFSKIAYQCLHKDHNERPLVAEIVKQLKDALKCQVEYMVEKEKKFIFYTAFYAEVNMHMHDELEQVSSNYEEDMDMQIIQHNDMSEEELKAYDGTDPRKPVLLAIKGQIYDVSSARMFYGAGGTYGEWSGKDASRAIAKFSFEEEDLNRDLTGLGKVELEALDDWDIMFRSKYVKVGSIENPKKNLPAWIYKKFKEKSHYYKKSHRTRHIAPAMECIFQGLCWLHM; encoded by the exons ATGTCTTCAATAAAAGAGTTTGCACACCTTAAAATTTCCCTAGAAGCTATAAAATTGGCAACCAATAACTTTGGTGACAGCTGCTACATCAGTGAAGGTGGATTTGGTAAGGTCTACAAAGGAGAGCTCTTTCACTTCGGTGATCAGGTTATGGTTGCAGCCAAGCGCTTAGATAGTAGATTTGGACAAGGGACCCCTGAGTTTTGGAAAGAGATCATGATGCTTTCTCGCTACAGACATGAAAATCTGGTCAATCTCTTGGGATTTTGTGATGAGGGTGGTGAGAATATCCTTGTGTATGAGTATCTACCGAATCAAAGTCTCGACAAATACCTTAGTAGCTCTAATCTGTCATGGATCCAACGCCTAAACATATGCATTGGGGCAGCTTGTGGGCTAGAGTATCTTCAGAATCCGGATGAGACTACACAAAGAGTGCTACACCGTGATATTAAAAGCTCCAACATACTCTTAGATAAAAGTTGGAATGCCAAAATTTCAGATTTTGGTCTTTCCAAACTCGGACCTGCTAACCAAgaattcacatttgttatcaCCCATGCAGTAGGGACTCCTGGGTATTGTGATCCACTTTACGGGGATACTGGATTCTTGACAAAAGAATCTGATGTCTATTCCTTTGGGGTGGTTTTATTCGAAGTCTTGTGTGGAAGGCTTTGCGTAGCGAATTGTGATGACAATCACCGTTTTTTGTCGAAATTGGCACAAAGCTGCTATGAAGAAAAGAAGCTGCAGACAGTTGTACTTGATTGTCTACAAGAGCAAATATATCCAGATTGTTTGGAAATGTTCTCTAAAATTGCATATCAATGTCTACACAAAGATCACAATGAACGTCCACTGGTAGCTGAGATCGTAAAACAACTTAAAGATGCCCTTAAATGTCAA gtggaaTATATGgttgagaaggaaaagaagttcaTATTTTACACAGCATTTTATGCGGAGGTAAACATGCATATGCATGATGAGCTAGAACAGGTGTCTAGTAATTATGAAGAGGACATGGATATGCAAATTATTCAGCATAATGACATGTCGGAAGAGGAGTTGAAAGCATATGATGGTACAGATCCTAGGAAGCCTGTTCTTTTGGCGatcaaaggtcagatctatgatGTCTCATCGGCCAGGATGTTTTACGGAGCAGGTGGTACTTATGGAGAGTGGAGTGGGAAAGATGCCAGTAGAGCCATTGCAAAATTCAGCTTTGAAGAGGAAGATTTGAACCGCGATCTCACTGGTTTAGGGAAGGTTGAGCTGGAGGCCTTAGATGATTGGGACATCATGTTCAGGAGTAAGTATGTTAAGGTTGGATCCATCGAAAATCCGAAGAAAAATCTGCCCGCTTGGATCTATAAAAAATTCAAAGAGAAATCTCACTACTACAAAAAGTCACATAGAACTCGCCATATAGCACCCGCAATGGAATGCATATTTCAAGGTTTATGCTGGTTGCATATGTAA